The Siniperca chuatsi isolate FFG_IHB_CAS linkage group LG7, ASM2008510v1, whole genome shotgun sequence genome includes a window with the following:
- the LOC122879479 gene encoding uncharacterized protein LOC122879479, with the protein MVIENNAIRLREIQSAIIEDNNLFQNIQTVSISTIDRVLKRHQMNMKQLYTVPFERNGERVKELRYQHVQRIMELEASEPPHSFLYMDEAGFNLTKRRRRGRNIIGHRATVDVPGQRGGNITMGCAISENDVLTHIPIIGPYNTERLVTFLDTLYRDLIPEQERGQIGDDLPKYVIVWDNVSFHRSNIIRQWFAAHDRMLMEFLPPYSPFLNPIEEFFSAWRWKVYDRQPHTQMTLLAAMDAACDDITADACRGWIRHSKRFFPRCIAREDVRCDVDENLWPNRQDRQEV; encoded by the exons ATGgtaatagaaaacaatgcaataagACTAAGGGAGATACAAAGTGCCATTATAGAGGACAACAACCTCTTTCAAAACATCCAAACAGTCAGCATCTCAACCATTGATAGGGTGCTGAAAAGACACCAAATGAATATGAAGCAGCTCTACACTGTTCCGTTTGAAAGAAATGGTGAAAGAGTGAAGGAGCTGCGTTACCAACATGTACAG CGTATAATGGAACTGGAAGCAAGTGAACCACCGCACAGcttcctctacatggatgaagcTGGCTTCAACCTAACAAAACGTAGAAGGCGTGGTCGAAATATCATTGGCCACAGAGCTACAGTTGATGTGCCAGGCCAACGGGGCGGAAACATAACCATGGGTTGTGCAATCTCTGAGAATGATGTGCTAACGCATATTCCCATTATTGGGCCCTACAATACAGAGCGTCTTGTCACCTTTTTAGACACTCTCTACAGGGATCTCATCCCTGAACAAGAGAGGGGTCAGATTGGAGATGACCTGCCAAAGTATGTGATCGTTTGGGACAATGTCAGTTTCCATCGTTCCAACATCATCAGGCAATGGTTTGCTGCCCATgacaggatgctgatggagttcCTCCCACCCTACTCTCCATTCCTTAACCCCATTGAGGAATTTTTCTCAGCATGGAGATGGAAAGTATACGATCGTCAGCCACATACACAAATGACCCTTCTGGCTGCCATGGATGCAGCATGTGACGACATCACAGCAGATGCCTGCAGAGGCTGGATAAGACACTCAAAAAGATTCTTTCCACGCTGCATTGCAAGAGAAGATGTTcgttgtgatgtggatgagaatttGTGGCCCAACAGACAGGATCGTCAAGAGGTGTAG